TTGAATCAGGCCACTGCCGTCGATACGGCTGACAATGCCATCGCTGAGGCTTCTCTCTAAACCCTTGGGATCGCCGATCGCATAAGCTTTTTGGCCAATTTTGGGAGA
Above is a window of Trichocoleus sp. FACHB-46 DNA encoding:
- a CDS encoding serine protease; the encoded protein is SPKIGQKAYAIGDPKGLERSLSDGIVSRIDGSGLIQFTATASFGSSGGPLLNEDGQVIGIV